The genomic DNA TCCCTTCAAGATACCTTTTTACCGCTTGTATTTTTTCTTGTGTGGTCACTTTAGCCATTACAAAAACTGCACCTCCAATGTTAGATGGTGTCTAACAATTGGGGTGCAGTTCACATCTGGCAGTCTTTTTTTATACTGAGGAAGAGGGGCTTATTACGGTGATACTTTTTTTTGCTGATCCATCTTTTCAATAACTTGCCTCATATAAGCCAGCACTTCATCTTTAATCTCATTATGCTGCAGAGCATAATGAATGGTTGTTTCAATGAACCCTAACTTTTCTCCAACGTCATGGCGATTTCCATCAAATTCATAAGCCAGGATCGGATTCTTTTCACCCAGTTTGGACAATGCATCCGTCAATTGAATCTCCCCGCCTACTCCAGCGGATTGCTGACCAAGGATGTCGAAAATATCTGGCGTCAAGATATAGCGTCCCATGATCGCCAGGTTGGAGGTTGCTTCTTCTTTCTTCGGCTTCTCTACCAGACGTTCTGCTTCCGAGATTTTGGCGGTAAGTGCATGCCCTTCAACAATCCCGTAACGATGAACCTCGTTCCAATCCACTTGCTTTACACCTACAACAGAGCGCTGATACTCGTCGAAAACGTCCATCATCTGTTTGAGACATGGATTCTCAGACTCAACAATGTCATCACCTAAAAGCACGGCAAAAGGCTCATCCCCTATGAATTTACGTGCACACCATATAGCGTGACCTAAACCTTTGGGCTCCTTCTGACGGATGTAGTGTATGTCTGCCATTTCTGTCGGCTTGCGCACCTCATTGAGCAGATTCCATTTTTCCTTGGCGGCCAGATTATGCTCCAGCTCAAATGAGTAATCAAAATGATCCTCAATAGCTCTTTTACCTTTACCAGTAACGATAATAATATCTTCAATCCCAGATGCTACAGCCTCTTCGATAATATATTGAATGGTTGGCTTATCTACAATCGGAAGCATTTCCTTAGGCATCGCTTTGGTAGCAGGTAGAAAACGGGTTCCTAATCCCGCAGCAGGAATAATCGCTTTACGGATTTTCATGGGTTAATCTCCTTTGTCTTCAATATAACGGATAGATATACTTCTATGATTATAACAGGAAGGTGGATTCATTTAATAGGCTAAAGAAGAAGACATCTTCCCTCAAAGAGAAAATGTCCTCCAATCACTTACTTGTGCTATATGAATATATTATGCTTCTGTAATCTTTTTGGCTCCATACATATATAACCAATTACTTCACTAGTTGCCCGCGTGTAACACCCAACTGATTCGTTGCTTTAAGCGTCTTCCAGACCTGTGTGCCGCTGATTTCTCCGCGCAGGGCACGGTTGTAGAGGTCAATCACCTCTCGTACCTGCTCCGGTGTCTCCTCCAAAAACTCCACGCGGTAGCGGGACACGCCCAGCTCCATAAAGTTGGACAGGTACTCGGCACCTGATTGCTCGATGGCGTTGTATACCGTGTTGCGGCAGCCTTCGTCCACGCGAACGGGGTGAGACATACCAATCCGGTCGCGCAGGGATGCGCGATGGTCCTCACAAGGACGCCCGCAGTTGGTGTAGTCTGTGCCTTCGCTCATGAAGGTACAATATACGCAATGTTCGGTATGGAACATCGGCATATGCTGCTGGATCACGATCTCCAGCTTATCGGTACGTGTGCGTCTGAGCATATCGACCATTTGCTGGATGTTCAGATCATACGACGGCGTAACCAGGTCGCAGCCTGAATCCAGGAACAAATCAGCCGCTTTGTGGTTGGCGACATTCAACGAGAAGTCACCAATCAGTTGCGGATGATGTGCGTCCGGATTTTCCAGCCGATGACGCATGTAGAAATACAGCGCCCCCGGATTGCGTACCAGCACAGCATCTGGCTTCAGACGCAGGATGTTGTTGTGGTAGCCGTTTTCACCCGGCATGTGAATACGCGGGGTCGCCAGCGCAATTCGGCGCCCTGCGGCGTGTACAGCCTCCACGGCTGCCGGGAATTGCTTGATGAACTCGAAATCGGCGTAGATGAACTCCACGCCGGCCTCCAGCGCAGCCTCAACCTGCGGGAGGCTGCGGCACAGCGCGGTCAGTTCTGCCTGACCGCGTGCCACTGGCGATGCGGGAACCGATGCATCGCCATACACCTCTACCGCCCGCTTCGTGTACACGGGCGGTTTGGGGCGCTCGCCCGCGAGCAATTCCACCGCCTGACGGCGGATACTGTTCAGCTCGCGCATCGGCACGATGACGTCCCCATGCAGGTGGACGTCCATTTCTTCCAGCTGGAACACCGTTCCGCCCAGTCGGCCGAACTGCTCCTCAAGCAGTTCGCGCGTCATTGGACGCTTCTGGGCGGTTTCAAGTTCCAGCTCGGAATCCACACGGACCGTCGTGCCTTTCTGCACATCGGTCCACCAGGTCGACAGCGGCTGCCCTGGAGAGCCGCTGACACGCACATGTACCGGGAAGACGCGGTACGGCTTGTCGGTGTCGTACGTCTGGCGCAAACGCTTGTCCAGCGCCGGGTCGTTGGTCTTCCAAATGCGGTCGCCGACATGTACACGGCGCAGATCGACATCGTTGCGTCCCGCTACGATGTCGATGATCCAGCCTTCTCCGGCTTCGCCTTCGATCTTTACACCCTTGCGACGGATATCGTATACGCGTCCGCCTTCTTCTTTTTGCGTGGGATCTCCCGCATCGAATACAATACCGTCGCCACGCTTCAGCGGTGCATCAATACGGCACACAACGCCGTCACGAAGGATTTGTTCCACCCGGCCCAGATACACACCCCGGCTTTTCGGGAACGTACCATCAACCAGCTTCTTGTTATTCGTTCCTTCCAGAAACCCGTGCGTAAAGCCGCGTGAAAAGCTTTGCTGAAGCTCGCGGATATCTTCTTTGCTGGTCTTGGACGTGTCACCTTCGAAATACTTATCAATCGCCTTACGGTACTTGCTGACCACGTTGGCCACATATTCAGGCGTTTTCAGTCTTCCTTCAATTTTAAAAGAGATGACACCTGCCCCAATCAACTCCGGCAGCAGATCAATTGCAGCCAGATCCTTAGGTGACAGTAGGTACGTCACATCGGCCATCGGCTTTTGCTCGCCATCCACCATCAGATCGTAAGGCAAACGGCATGCCTGTGCGCATTCGCCGCGGTTCGCAGAGCGCCCGCCCCACATTTCAGAAGTCAAGCATTGACCCGAGTAAGATACACATAACGCGCCATGTACAAATACTTCCATCGGAAGTCTCGCTTGCTCCCCTATTTTTTGAATCTGTTTTAAGTTATTCTCACGTCCGAGCACGACCCGTTCAATGTTGTACGGTTTCGTAAACTCTACCGCCTCCGGCGAGGTAATTGTCATCTGGGTAGAACCATGGATCGGAAAATCCGGCGAAATATCGCGGATCATTTTCACCAAGCCCATATCCTGAGCAAGCAACGCGTCCACACCCGCATCCACGCAGGCATCGACCAGTTCCTTGGCGTCCTCCAGCTCGTTTTCAAACACCAATATATTGAATGTCAAAAAACCCTTAACCCCATAGCTATGCAAAAACGCCATAATTTCAGGCAGTTCTTCCATACGGAAATTGTTCGCCCGCGCCCGTGCATTGAACTTTTCTACTCCGAAAAAGATCGCATCGGCTCCATTCGCCACCGCCGCACGCATACAATCCCAGTCACCGGCCGGTGCCAGAAGCTCGACATCTTCTCTTCGTACTGCTGATTTCATCATTGTCCTCCCTATACTGAGAAATAACCTGTTATTCTTTGGTTAAGCGTTATTTTTCAGAGCAGCGATGCTGCTTATTTTAAAATCCTATGAACTATCATCCTATCCGATCATCCCTACTCTGAACCCCAGGCTCACGGGATCAATGGCATCCAACTCAAAAAATCCGCATCACAAATCTGCGGCATAATCATTCTTATCTTGTAACTAATCTAGTGTACCAGACTGCGCCCCAAGCTTCTACACTTTCCAAGCGATTCCTAGCAAGAATATCATACTGAAAACAAAAAAACACCTCCATATCCGTCAAGCAGTGCGTTGGAGGTGAGTCATATAAAACTAGAAAGAAGCGAAGTAAATATCGCTGCTCAGACTACTTCTTAAAAAAAGGAAAAGTAGGTAGGATAGGCAACCTAGTAAAACGTGCTGCCTTTGCTCTTCTCTGCTCACACTTTAAAAAGATTGGCGATCTTATGGCGGGTGCCAGCGGAGCGGGCCATTTGAATCCGGAGAAGCGTCAGCGCTCGAAGGATCAAATGGCCCGCGCAGCGCTCTCCCCACCATAACTCACTAATCTTTTCCCTACACCCTCTACTTCACAAACATAAACGAATTCAGCGTTGAATCCAGTGCATTAGACTGCACGCCCGTGTTGTTCGCGTCATTCAGCGTCGTTGTCACGGTATACGTTTTTCCGTCACGCTCCAGAACGATTTGACGTCCTGTGTAGCCAATGCCTTCTTCCACGCGATGGAATGTAAAGGAAGCTGCCGAAACCCCAGCAAACGTCACGTCCTTAACCTCTTCAACCTTGAGGTTTTTGTAGCTTTTACCCTGCTTATCGTAAAAGTCCTTGAGCTGGGATACCGTTAACTCGAACGATTTGCCATTATCGACTTTGATGGAGAAGCTTCCTCCGGTAAACTGGTACTCCACATCACCCAATTCAAACTGGTCGCTGATCGCTGTCCAGTATCGTGGAATATTCACCGTGTACTCATAGGCTTTGGAGGTCTTTTTGACCGTTTTCGTTTTGTCTGCCAGATAGTCGTCCTCTTCCAGTTGTCCGAAGTTGCTCGCTACAGTTTGGAAGTCGATTTGAAGCGAGGAAATGAGCGCATTGAACTGATCATTCCCTTTGCTCACTTTTTCCGGCACAGCGTATTCAGCCAGATAGCGATAT from Paenibacillus sp. FSL R10-2782 includes the following:
- the galU gene encoding UTP--glucose-1-phosphate uridylyltransferase GalU gives rise to the protein MKIRKAIIPAAGLGTRFLPATKAMPKEMLPIVDKPTIQYIIEEAVASGIEDIIIVTGKGKRAIEDHFDYSFELEHNLAAKEKWNLLNEVRKPTEMADIHYIRQKEPKGLGHAIWCARKFIGDEPFAVLLGDDIVESENPCLKQMMDVFDEYQRSVVGVKQVDWNEVHRYGIVEGHALTAKISEAERLVEKPKKEEATSNLAIMGRYILTPDIFDILGQQSAGVGGEIQLTDALSKLGEKNPILAYEFDGNRHDVGEKLGFIETTIHYALQHNEIKDEVLAYMRQVIEKMDQQKKVSP
- a CDS encoding DUF3656 domain-containing protein, yielding MKSAVRREDVELLAPAGDWDCMRAAVANGADAIFFGVEKFNARARANNFRMEELPEIMAFLHSYGVKGFLTFNILVFENELEDAKELVDACVDAGVDALLAQDMGLVKMIRDISPDFPIHGSTQMTITSPEAVEFTKPYNIERVVLGRENNLKQIQKIGEQARLPMEVFVHGALCVSYSGQCLTSEMWGGRSANRGECAQACRLPYDLMVDGEQKPMADVTYLLSPKDLAAIDLLPELIGAGVISFKIEGRLKTPEYVANVVSKYRKAIDKYFEGDTSKTSKEDIRELQQSFSRGFTHGFLEGTNNKKLVDGTFPKSRGVYLGRVEQILRDGVVCRIDAPLKRGDGIVFDAGDPTQKEEGGRVYDIRRKGVKIEGEAGEGWIIDIVAGRNDVDLRRVHVGDRIWKTNDPALDKRLRQTYDTDKPYRVFPVHVRVSGSPGQPLSTWWTDVQKGTTVRVDSELELETAQKRPMTRELLEEQFGRLGGTVFQLEEMDVHLHGDVIVPMRELNSIRRQAVELLAGERPKPPVYTKRAVEVYGDASVPASPVARGQAELTALCRSLPQVEAALEAGVEFIYADFEFIKQFPAAVEAVHAAGRRIALATPRIHMPGENGYHNNILRLKPDAVLVRNPGALYFYMRHRLENPDAHHPQLIGDFSLNVANHKAADLFLDSGCDLVTPSYDLNIQQMVDMLRRTRTDKLEIVIQQHMPMFHTEHCVYCTFMSEGTDYTNCGRPCEDHRASLRDRIGMSHPVRVDEGCRNTVYNAIEQSGAEYLSNFMELGVSRYRVEFLEETPEQVREVIDLYNRALRGEISGTQVWKTLKATNQLGVTRGQLVK